The Budorcas taxicolor isolate Tak-1 chromosome 2, Takin1.1, whole genome shotgun sequence genome window below encodes:
- the STRADB gene encoding STE20-related kinase adapter protein beta: protein MSLLDCFCTSRTQVESLRPEKQSETSTHQTLVDEPTLSLLPSSTRASEVICSTNVSHYELQVEIGRGFDNLTSVHLARHTPTGTLVTIKITNLENCTEERLKALQKAVILSHFFRHPNITTYWTVFTVGSWLWVISPFMAYGSASQLLRTYFPEGMSETLIRNILFGAVRGLNYLHQNGCIHRSIKASHILISGDGLVTLSGLFHLHSLVKHGQRHRAVYDFPQFSTSVQPWLSPELLRQDLHGYNVKSDIYSVGITACELASGQVPFQDMHRTQMLLQKLKGPPYSPLDASIFPQSESRMKNSRSGVDSGIGESVHVSSGTRTVNSDRLQTPSSKTFSPAFLSLIQLCLQQDPEKRPSASSLLSHVFFKQMKEENQSSILSLLPPPCHKPSISLSPASPWTKPECDFPDEKDLNWEF from the exons GTTGATGAGCCAACCCTTTCCTTGCTGCCTTCATCCACTAGAGCCAGTGAAGTGATCTGTTCCACCAATGTTTCTCACTATGAACTCCAAGTGGAAATAG GAAGGGGATTTGACAACTTGACTTCTGTCCATCTTGCACGGCATACCCCTACAGGAACACTGGTCACTATAAAAAttacaaatctggaaaactgcaCTGAAGAACGCCTAAAAGCTTTACAG AAAGCAGTGATTCTATCCCACTTTTTCCGGCATCCCAATATTACAACTTACTGGACTGTTTTCACTGTTGGCAGCTGGCTTTGggttatttctccttttatggccTATG GTTCAGCAAGTCAACTCTTGAGGACTTACTTTCCTGAAGGAATGAGTGAAACTTTAATAAGGAACATTCTCTTTGGAGCAGTGAGAGGGTTGAACTATCTGCATCAAAATGGCTGTATTCACAg GAGTATTAAAGCCAGCCATATCCTCATTTCTGGTGATGGCCTAGTGACCCTCTCTGGCCTGTTCCACCTGCATAGTTTGGTTAAGCACGGACAGAGGCATAGAGCTGTGTATGATTTCCCACAGTTCAGCACATCAGTGCAGCCGTGGCTGAGTCCAGAACTGCTGAGACAG GATTTACATGGATATAATGTAAAGTCAGATATTTACAGCGTTGGGATTACAGCCTGTGAATTGGCCAGTGGGCAGGTTCCTTTCCAAGACATGCACAGGACACAG atgTTATTACAGAAACTGAAAGGTCCTCCCTACAGTCCATTGGATGCCAGTATTTTTCCTCAGTCAGAATCCAGAATGAAAAATTCGCGGTCAGGTGTAGACTCTGGGATTGGAGAAAGTGTACATGTCTCCAGTGGAACTCGCACAGTAAATAGTGACAGATTGCAAACACCTTCCTCAAAAACattctctcctgccttcctcaGCTTGATACAGCTCTGTTTGCAACAGGATCCTGAGAAAAG GCCATCAGCAAGCAGCTTACTGTCCCATGTTTTCTTCAAACAG atgaaagaagaaaaccaGAGTTCAATACTTTCACTATTGCCTCCTCCTTGTCACAAGCCATCAATATCACTGTCTCCAGCATCACCTTGGACTAAGCCAGAATGTGATTTTCCTGATGAAAAAGACTTAAACTGGGAATTCTAG